Proteins from a single region of Pangasianodon hypophthalmus isolate fPanHyp1 chromosome 7, fPanHyp1.pri, whole genome shotgun sequence:
- the adh5 gene encoding alcohol dehydrogenase class-3, with translation METGGKVIKCKAAVAWEAGKPLSVEEVEVAPPKAHEVRVKIHATGVCHTDAYTLSGSDPEGLFPVILGHEGAGTVESVGEGVTKFKPGDTVIPVYIPQCGECKFCKNPKTNLCQKIRVTQGQGQMPDKTTRFTCKGKPIFHFMGTSTFSEYTVVADISLAKVDEHAPLDKVCLLGCGISTGYGAALNTAKVEPGSVCAVFGLGAVGLAAAMGCKAAGASRIIGVDINPEKFETSKKFGVTEFVNPKDHSKPIQEVLMEMTDGGVDYSFECIGNVATMRAALEACHKGWGTSVIIGVAAAGQEISTRPFQLIVGRTWKGTAFGGWKSVDSVPKLVEDYMNKKLMVDEFVTHTLPFDQINEAFDLMHAGKSIRAVLTF, from the exons ATGGAGACAGGTGGGAAA gtGATCAAGTGCAAGGCTGCAGTGGCCTGGGAAGCTGGAAAGCCTTTAtcagtggaggaggtggaggtggcaCCACCCAAAGCCCATGAAGTGAGAGTGAAG ATCCATGCGACGGGCGTGTGTCACACTGACGCCTACACTCTGAGTGGCAGCGACCCCGAGGGCCTGTTTCCCGTCATCCTGGGCCACGAGGGCGCGGGAACCGTGGAGAGCGTCGGAGAGGGAGTGACCAAGTTCAAACCAG GGGACACGGTGATTCCCGTGTACATCCCACAGTGTGGAGAATGCAAGTTCTGCAAAAACCCTAAGACCAACCTGTGCCAGAAAAtcag GGTGACCCAGGGTCAGGGTCAGATGCCCGATAAGACGACCAGGTTCACCTGTAAAGGTAAACCCATCTTCCACTTCATGGGCACCAGCACGTTCAGCGAGTACACGGTGGTGGCCGATATCTCGCTGGCCAAAGTGGATGAACACGCACCGCTGGATAAAGTGTGCCTGCTCGGCTGCGGGATCTCGACAGGATATGGAGCTGCGCTGAACACGGCCAAG GTGGAGCCCGGATCTGTGTGCGCAGTATTCGGTTTAGGAGCCGTCGGGCTCGCCGCTGCCATGGGCTGTAAAGCCGCCGGAGCCTCCAGGATCATTGGCGTGGACATCAACCCGGAGAAATTCGAAACGTCCAAGAAATTCGGCGTCACAGAGTTTGTGAACCCGAAGGACCACAGCAAACCGATTCAGGAGGTGCTGATGGAGATGACGGACGGAGGAGTGGACTACAGCTTCGAGTGCATCGGCAACGTCGCCACTATG cgTGCCGCTCTGGAGGCGTGTCATAAGGGCTGGGGGACGAGCGTGATCATCGGCGTGGCTGCAGCGGGTCAGGAGATCTCCACCCGTCCGTTCCAGCTCATCGTAGGACGCACGTGGAAGGGCACCGCGTTCGGAG GTTGGAAGAGTGTTGACAGCGTCCCTAAACTGGTAGAAGACTACATGAACAAGAAGCTGATGGTGGACGAGTTTGTGACTCACACGTTGCCTTTCGATCAGATTAACGAAGCCTTCGACCTCATGCATGCCGGAAAGAG CATCCGAGCCGTCCTGACCTTCTGA
- the gar1 gene encoding H/ACA ribonucleoprotein complex subunit 1 — protein MSFRGGGGRGGRGGGGGFGRGGGGGFGRGGGRGGFGGRGGFGGRGGGRGGFNRQQDFGPPEHVVALGEFVHPCEDDIVCKCVTEENKVPYFNAPVYLENKEQIGKVDEIFGQLRDFYFSVKLSENMKASSFKKLQKFYIDPAKLLPLQRFLPRPPGEKGPPRGGRGGGRGGGRGGGFRGGRGGGGGRGGGFGGGRGGGFRGGRGGGGGRGFRGGR, from the exons ATGTCTTTCcgtggaggaggagggagaggaggccgaggaggaggaggaggatttggtagaggaggaggaggaggatttggtagaggaggaggaaggggaggatttggaggaagaggaggatttggaggaagaggaggaggcagAGGAGGATTTAACAGACAGCAGGATTTCGGTCCTCCAGAACATGTTGTCG cactgGGAGAGTTCGTGCACCCGTGTGAAGACGAcattgtgtgtaagtgtgtgacgGAGGAAAACAAGGTGCCCTACTTCAACGCGCCCGTGTACCTGGAGAACAAGGAGCAGATCGGCAAAGTGGACGAGATCTTCGGCCAGCTCCGAGACTTC TATTTTTCAGTCAAACTGTCAGAAAACATGAAGGCATCATCATTCAAGAAATTACAGAAG TTCTACATCGACCCGGCGAAGCTGTTGCCCCTCCAGAGGTTCCTCCCGAGACCACCGGGTGAGAAAGGACCTCCTCGAGGAGGCAGAGGAGGGGGCAGAGGGGGAGGACGAGGag gtgggttCCGAGGGGGccgaggtggtggtggtggtcgCGGTGGTGGATTCGGAGGAGGTAGAGGAGGAGGGttcagaggaggaagaggaggaggaggaggccgTGGATTTAGAG GTGGAAGATGA